The genomic stretch TTCTTTTCTCGAGCTTCATAGAATGAATCTGAAATCCTTTTTTTGCTTTCTTCTCATAAACGTCTTTTATTTCATTGTCATAACATTGCTGCCCCACACACTGCCTCTgcaaattaaattaaataaagtAGAGTGAAATTGAGTACTtgataaataatttaaaaataaagttTATATGTAACCGAAACTGATTCCACATTGCATCTCTGGTATAATATGGAATTTCTTTTCATCTACCCCAATCATCATTGTAAAGTGGCTTAAGAGACTCTATAACCATGTGCTTGGGGTAGATGGAAAGAAATTTTATATCATATCAGAGATGCAATGTGGAATCAGTTTAGGGTACATGTAAActgtatttttaatttatttatcaaatacccaatttcaatctactttatttaattattttgcaTACGAAGTGTGTGACAACAATGTTATGACAATGAAATAAAAGATGTTTTCGAGAAGAAagcaaaaaatagaatttcagattTATTGTATAAAGCTCGAGAAAAGAAGAAGCCTGATTAGATAAAAGAAGCTATGTGGctaaattttttagaaatatgggaTGGtgttgaatttaagaagaagagTGAACGAGCAAAGGCAGCCCGAGCCTCTCAAAAGGGTGGCTCGTTGCACACTGGGGGATCTGCACATCGATGAAGATTGGTAAATTTCACCTTTATTTTATTTGGTTTTATTTAAACACAACTAAACTTTGCCGGATGCTTCTACTGCACAAAACCAGGAAGAAATGGAAGCGATACGAAAGCAGATTGAATTGATATCGAAACGGATTGAAATAGCCGAAGCTTACTTTGCCAAAGTGGATAAATTCATGAAAAAGCACATGCCCCAATCTTGTGATGATGAAGAGACAAAATCTGATGAAAAGTAGTGTGTTATGGTTGTTTGTTATTCCTAGATGTTTAGACTTTATGGTAGGTTTGGACGTTGTGGTATGTTTAAACTTTATTATATTCGTGTCGATATCTATTAGCTACTTAGACTTGATTTGAATGGTTTTGAGTATTTAGACTTTGATTAATGCTTTAGTTTGATATTATTTAATGAGGTTTGAGTGTTTGTTTGTTGAATGTTTTAGTAATTTGAATTTTCTTCGGTTTGATTGGTTGGAAATGATTTGTTGGATTATTGTATTGGTTATTTGGCAGGTGGTATAGTTAATAAATTGGCAGAATTTTACCTAAAAAATACCCAATTTTTCGACTATTGTAATCGGAAAAATAGTACATTCTACCGAGAAATAATGATTTTCCCGACTACAATGGTCAAAAAGTTGTTTATTGAAACTTTCCAGCATATTACAAATTCAGACTAATGTAgtcagaaaaataaataaaattattttcacacCTCTGTTTCGACTGCGACAGTcgaaatatttaataaataaatttttttatatataacattcAGACTACGGTGgtcaaaaataatttaaaataaatgattATTTAATTAATGTTCTGACTACTTCAGTCGGAAAATACCTACCTTCTCGGATCTTTGGCAAAATAAATTTTCCGGCTACTTAAAAACAATCAAAATAGATACTTTCTGACTATTTTGgtagtaaaaaaaaaaagctatTTTCTAGTAGTGAGAGTCCAAGCACTGCCACAAGCTGTCATTATGGGAAGTACTTGAGCGAAAATGAAAAAAGACAGTAGTTACTATATGAGATAGGATACAGCCTCTAACTCATCCCAAAAACAAAGAATTATAATTCTCATAAAGTTCCTATCTTCCCAGATTACAACAAGAAGAGAGGTAAGACATGTTAGGCCCCTTTCTGAATTCATTACCGTGGTATTTCCTTACTCTTTTTGTTTGTGTTGCCCCTAAAACTCCATTCCTCCTCTTACTTCGCCAACAGAAATGATACACAGAAAACTGCTCTTTCGCTAAATCTTTCTGATGttgtttactttttttttcttctttttgttaaaGTAAAGGAGTATATTGTTTTATCCTACTATTATACCTTGCACTAGTCTTCTGTACTAGGCCTGACTGTGTTTAGTGATACCGCTTCATTCACTGGACACATCCATTGATTCATTTATACTTTTGTTTACCAGATCAGGAAAACTGAAAAGACTTAGTATTGCTTGTTGCTATGGTATGTTATGTGACGGGTCGGTTGAAGCAGTTCAAAAGCTCCCATTGTTAGAGGAGCTTAGTCTGACGCACACTGATATCACCACAGAGGGAATTGAAGCTCTTGGACGCTCTTGCCCACGGTTGACGTCCTTTAAATTGAATAACTCATGTTATATGGGATCAGGTGATGACTTTGGTGAAGGAGATTTTAGAAACGAAGAGGCTCTAGCTATTGCTAAGAACTTGCCTGCCTTACAGAACCTTCAGCTCATTGGGAATACTATGACAAATGAAGGCCTCCTAGCTATTCTTGATGGCTGTCCTCATCCTGTATCACTTGACCTGCGGCTGTGCAAAAATGTTAGCCTCAATGAAGTCTTGAGTAGTAGAATTTCTGGACAAATTAAAGATGTGAAGCACCCTGGTAACTCTCTGAAAggttttgaattttcatttgatactTGTGGGGATGAAGATGAGATGTCGGATGACATGTCAGATTAttaatttgatttttgaaaaGATCTACTGACTACTAGAAGTCGTGTTTCTAGCATTAGCCCCATTTTTGAAGTTGCGGGCTTTTTTTGGTCATTGGATTATGAACACCAGTACTTCTTTCACATATTCGGAAGAGGAAACCAAGTTCTTAACCTGGTGGCTAAATATGGCATTGATAACATAGGGAATATTTTGTATTGCGCATATCGCCATTGGGACTAAGTTCCTAAGGAAATCAGTATGTAATGATTAAGTAGTGTTTTTATATAAATGTATTTGGTTGAATACATAGGCGGCCTCTCAAACATGACCAACTATTCCATTTAAACACTTGACTAAGGATTATACCTATCAACACTTGAACTAGAGGCAAACTGTGCCTATTAGATTCCTAAGGGGTAGTTTGGTACGAGGGATAAGATTTGAGATTAAATTTTTTTCGTGTTTGGTATAAGTTAAATTTCAGACTTAATCCAGAATATTCCATCTTATCCTATTAAACTTGGAATTATTTTATCCTACATCCCATGTGGAAAATTTAGTCCAGGAATTACAATCCAAGGATTATAATCCCACGACAATTTAGACTACGTACCAGACCCCTAAATGACAATCTCCTGTAAAGATGTGGTGCATGACTTTCAAACACACGACATGGCAAAAAAGATGAATTAATGAATGACACGTGGAGAATATATCAAAAAAATTTCTTGTCAACCAACTTTTTCCTCTCCCATTGCAAGTCATCTTATCAGTACCGTGATTTGAGTTCCCAAAATTATAACCAAGTCATCTCAAATTTTTTTCCTGATATCAAACCTGAGTTCTTAAGAAAATTGagttatcaaaagttctcaagaTCAACTCTCAATGTGTTTGCCTATTATTCAATTTTTCACTGCTATATTCGTTTGATAATTTTGCTCTTGAAACTTCATCCACCTTTTAACAAATTTTATTAAAAGTTATTAAAGAAGTAGAGTTTACTACTTGACTTAAACAGATTGGTCGATTCTCACTTCTAAAACTCCAAAATGGCCTCTAGCAGGAGGGAACAACTTAGCTCCGGCCCTTTTGATTTagaaatt from Nicotiana sylvestris chromosome 12, ASM39365v2, whole genome shotgun sequence encodes the following:
- the LOC104241625 gene encoding putative F-box/LRR-repeat protein 23, coding for MVKKPPWLEPSDMDYDLGEMCRHAVDRSQGELVDINLEYFATDKLLSYVAERSGKLKRLSIACCYGMLCDGSVEAVQKLPLLEELSLTHTDITTEGIEALGRSCPRLTSFKLNNSCYMGSGDDFGEGDFRNEEALAIAKNLPALQNLQLIGNTMTNEGLLAILDGCPHPVSLDLRLCKNVSLNEVLSSRISGQIKDVKHPGNSLKGFEFSFDTCGDEDEMSDDMSDY